The Bernardetia litoralis DSM 6794 genome includes a window with the following:
- a CDS encoding Shoulder domain protein yields the protein MSDVNRERDLVLAPNEYAFISDQTKGHINVYVGPYKTSLANTDRPVMFDDATKRFEKCNLEEAMRAFVIAPEGWYIVLKNPSKDTNPPKIGTSNNLVELNVGRKVNIAGPISFALWAGQMARVIRGHNLSSNQYLLVRVYDEQQARENWGKSVIKTKEGEISEAKELNEVAENLTMGQLLIIRGDEVSFYIPPTGIEVVRDEDAEDDEYVREAVTLERLEYCILLNEDGNKRYIQGPKVVFPKPTEVFIQKKGMRKFKAIELNEMSGLYIKVIAPYKEGKNEYKEGDELFITGKNQMIYYPRPEHAVVRYGNQERHYAIAIPAGEGRYYLNRKTGTVALMKGAAMFLPDPREFVLVRRVLSKKQTSLWFPNNNEAMEYNLALQDIAKNDNFVTDFELQEQNQAPKQFQQLRKKRKISDEMVGDEFNRDSSFTPPRTITLDTKFEGAVTISPWTGYAVLVVSKTGKRKVIEGPQSYLLEYDEELEGIELSTGTPKTTENSIKTVYLRVLYNKVSDEIMAESADYTQVRINLSYRVNFEGSSDKWFNVENYVKFLTDHMRSYIRNTVKKYPIMEFYANGITILRDAILGESEKKSGKRTGRLFEENGMRIYDVEVLDISLGDANIENLLISSQQDTVMQTLRINSEKRKLEFTQENEAITRQIAATQSETKQKIYDLQKQETQKLLEVTLSKIESEIISKERHLQAKLDEQKSLNQINDDELSRQKAINNLELEKAQKQLEQFILEEQTEVEAVVAKAKAVSPDLIAALQSFSDKELAQKMADSMAPLAILGGKSIADVFGNLLKGTQLSSVLSSLKLPENTEE from the coding sequence AAAAATCCTTCAAAAGATACAAACCCTCCCAAAATAGGAACAAGTAATAATTTGGTAGAACTTAATGTAGGACGAAAAGTAAATATTGCAGGACCTATTTCTTTTGCACTTTGGGCTGGACAAATGGCTAGAGTTATTCGTGGTCATAATTTAAGTTCAAATCAATATTTATTGGTTCGTGTTTATGATGAACAGCAAGCACGAGAAAATTGGGGAAAGTCAGTCATCAAAACAAAAGAAGGAGAAATAAGCGAAGCCAAAGAACTCAATGAAGTTGCTGAGAATCTCACAATGGGACAACTTTTGATTATTCGTGGCGATGAAGTTTCATTTTATATTCCACCAACAGGAATTGAAGTTGTGAGAGATGAAGATGCCGAGGATGACGAATATGTGCGTGAAGCTGTTACTTTGGAGCGTTTGGAATATTGTATTTTATTGAATGAAGATGGAAACAAACGCTACATTCAAGGGCCAAAGGTAGTTTTTCCAAAACCCACAGAGGTTTTTATTCAGAAAAAAGGAATGCGAAAATTTAAAGCCATTGAACTCAACGAAATGAGTGGACTTTATATCAAAGTAATTGCGCCTTACAAAGAGGGAAAAAATGAATATAAAGAAGGCGACGAGCTTTTCATTACAGGAAAAAACCAAATGATTTATTATCCTCGTCCAGAACACGCCGTTGTGCGTTATGGAAATCAAGAACGCCATTATGCCATTGCTATTCCAGCAGGAGAAGGACGTTATTATTTGAATCGAAAAACAGGAACAGTTGCCCTTATGAAAGGTGCAGCAATGTTTTTACCTGACCCTAGAGAATTTGTTTTGGTGCGTCGTGTTCTTTCCAAAAAACAAACTTCCCTTTGGTTTCCGAATAATAATGAAGCAATGGAATATAATTTGGCTTTACAAGATATTGCTAAAAATGATAACTTTGTAACTGATTTTGAGCTTCAAGAACAAAATCAAGCTCCAAAACAGTTTCAACAATTACGCAAAAAACGAAAAATTTCGGATGAAATGGTGGGCGATGAATTTAATCGTGATAGTTCATTTACGCCTCCTCGCACAATTACATTAGATACAAAATTTGAAGGTGCTGTTACAATTTCGCCTTGGACGGGTTATGCTGTTTTGGTGGTCAGTAAGACAGGAAAACGAAAAGTTATTGAAGGTCCTCAATCTTATTTATTGGAATATGATGAAGAATTAGAAGGCATAGAATTATCAACTGGAACTCCAAAAACAACAGAAAACTCTATCAAAACCGTTTATTTGAGAGTTTTGTATAATAAAGTTTCTGATGAAATAATGGCAGAATCAGCAGATTATACACAAGTTAGAATCAATTTATCCTATCGTGTCAATTTTGAAGGAAGCTCTGATAAATGGTTTAATGTAGAAAATTATGTCAAATTTCTGACAGACCACATGCGCTCTTACATCCGAAATACAGTCAAAAAATATCCTATTATGGAATTTTATGCCAATGGAATTACGATTTTGAGAGATGCTATTTTGGGAGAATCAGAAAAAAAATCAGGAAAACGGACAGGACGACTTTTTGAAGAAAATGGAATGCGTATTTATGATGTAGAAGTTTTGGATATAAGTTTGGGAGATGCAAACATTGAAAATCTGTTGATTTCTTCACAGCAAGATACCGTTATGCAAACTCTTCGTATCAATTCTGAAAAACGAAAATTAGAATTTACACAAGAAAATGAAGCCATTACAAGACAAATTGCTGCCACACAATCTGAAACTAAACAGAAAATTTATGACCTTCAAAAACAAGAAACTCAAAAACTTTTAGAGGTTACTTTATCAAAAATTGAAAGCGAAATAATTAGCAAAGAACGTCATTTACAGGCTAAATTAGACGAACAAAAATCGCTTAATCAAATCAATGATGACGAACTTTCAAGACAAAAAGCTATCAATAATCTTGAATTAGAAAAAGCTCAAAAACAATTAGAACAATTTATTTTAGAAGAACAAACCGAAGTAGAAGCTGTTGTAGCGAAAGCAAAAGCTGTTTCTCCAGATTTGATTGCAGCTTTACAATCCTTCTCTGATAAAGAACTCGCTCAAAAAATGGCAGATTCGATGGCGCCATTGGCTATTTTGGGAGGAAAATCAATCGCTGATGTTTTTGGAAATCTTTTGAAAGGAACACAGCTTAGTTCTGTTTTGAGTAGTTTGAAATTGCCTGAAAATACGGAAGAGTAA
- a CDS encoding PIN domain-containing protein, giving the protein MNYIIDTNILILLSKSRMFSSFFRETYLQDTTNHISYTHISLGELSSFTRRNKWGKSKLTLLNEILKGFHLILANSLPIIDSYGIIDAYSQGKLSEKPLPNGMSARNMGKNDLWIAAAALDSKAILLTTDNDFDHLHDQFITVEIIDIAKYY; this is encoded by the coding sequence ATGAATTATATCATAGATACAAATATCTTAATTCTACTCTCTAAAAGTAGGATGTTTAGCTCTTTTTTTAGAGAAACTTATTTACAAGACACTACTAATCATATCTCTTATACACATATAAGTTTGGGAGAATTATCTTCTTTTACTCGTCGTAACAAATGGGGAAAATCAAAACTCACTTTGCTGAATGAAATTCTAAAAGGATTTCATTTAATACTCGCTAACTCTCTTCCAATTATAGATAGTTATGGAATTATTGATGCTTATAGTCAAGGGAAATTATCAGAAAAACCTTTACCAAATGGAATGAGTGCAAGGAATATGGGCAAAAATGATTTATGGATAGCTGCTGCTGCATTAGATTCTAAAGCAATTTTACTCACAACAGATAATGATTTTGACCATTTGCATGACCAATTTATAACTGTTGAAATAATTGATATAGCAAAATATTATTAA